Proteins from one Paenibacillus amylolyticus genomic window:
- a CDS encoding OsmC family protein, with product MKHPFHLKAVWNGGRNSEGTIDAGGLKTVISIPQEMGGPGTGTNPDEMLLGAASTCYLITLAAMLERSDIKPDELTLESEATVDVTNNIFTYERIVHRPRIVLSPDASEADINKAERLAHKAESSCMISRAVAGNVQMETQPIIVTSGANAV from the coding sequence ATGAAACATCCTTTTCATCTAAAAGCGGTATGGAATGGTGGACGTAACAGTGAAGGAACCATTGATGCGGGTGGGTTAAAAACGGTCATATCGATTCCGCAGGAGATGGGCGGACCCGGTACGGGAACTAATCCGGACGAGATGCTGCTGGGTGCAGCCTCCACCTGTTATCTGATCACGCTGGCAGCAATGCTGGAGCGTTCGGATATTAAGCCGGATGAATTAACGCTTGAATCCGAAGCAACGGTAGATGTTACGAATAACATATTTACCTACGAACGGATCGTCCATAGACCCCGGATTGTACTCAGCCCAGATGCTTCGGAGGCGGATATCAACAAGGCTGAGCGCTTGGCCCACAAGGCTGAATCATCCTGCATGATCTCCCGAGCGGTGGCAGGTAATGTCCAGATGGAGACACAGCCGATCATTGTTACTTCTGGAGCTAACGCGGTGTGA
- a CDS encoding DeoR/GlpR family DNA-binding transcription regulator: MLAAERYDRIVEMVNEKGSMRVSELSERCRVTEETIRRDLDRLEQAGRLRRSHGGAVSVKEEQPEIPYRIRETTHAEEKKQIAQAALAMIHPGDRILLDASTTAGYMAANMPDFPLTVLTNSIQIATELSSRDKVEVISTGGQLASRSLSFVGPLAERSLETYHVDKMFMSCKGVHLEGGGISESNELQARLKQRMVGISDQVILLADASKFGVRAFARVSGLNAVHTIVTNQPLEAEQTERLSGYDIEIITV, encoded by the coding sequence ATGCTGGCAGCCGAGCGGTATGACCGGATTGTGGAGATGGTGAATGAAAAGGGCAGTATGCGTGTATCCGAGCTTAGTGAGCGCTGCCGGGTGACGGAGGAAACGATCCGGCGCGATCTGGATCGGCTGGAGCAGGCAGGGCGACTGCGCCGCTCTCACGGTGGTGCAGTGAGTGTGAAGGAAGAGCAGCCGGAGATCCCTTACCGGATCAGGGAGACAACCCATGCGGAAGAGAAAAAGCAGATTGCACAGGCGGCTCTGGCGATGATTCATCCGGGTGATCGCATTTTGTTGGATGCCAGTACCACAGCAGGTTATATGGCAGCCAATATGCCTGATTTTCCGCTGACGGTCTTAACCAATTCGATTCAAATCGCGACTGAACTCAGTAGTCGTGACAAGGTTGAAGTCATATCGACGGGGGGCCAGCTCGCATCTCGCTCCTTGTCTTTTGTTGGGCCGCTCGCTGAGCGTTCTCTGGAAACGTATCATGTGGATAAAATGTTCATGTCGTGCAAAGGTGTTCATCTCGAAGGCGGCGGAATCAGTGAATCCAACGAACTCCAGGCCAGGCTGAAGCAGAGGATGGTGGGTATATCCGATCAGGTCATCTTACTTGCAGATGCCAGTAAATTTGGTGTCCGTGCTTTTGCCCGAGTATCCGGGTTAAACGCAGTTCATACGATCGTTACCAATCAGCCATTGGAGGCTGAACAGACAGAACGTTTGAGCGGATACGACATCGAGATCATCACAGTTTAA
- the hxlA gene encoding 3-hexulose-6-phosphate synthase: MKLQLALDLVNIPEGIALVKEVEQYIDIVEIGTPIVINEGLHAVKAMKEAFPNLQVLADLKIMDAGGYEIMKAAEAGADLITVLGATNDSTIKGAVAEAKKQNKQVLVDMINVPNLEQRAREIDALGVDYICVHTGYDLQAEGQSPFEDLQTIKAAVKNAKTAVAGGIKLETLPEVIKAQPDLVIVGGGITGQADKATVAAEMQRLVKQG; this comes from the coding sequence ATGAAATTGCAATTGGCACTCGACTTGGTAAACATCCCTGAAGGTATCGCACTGGTTAAAGAGGTTGAACAATATATTGATATCGTTGAGATTGGTACACCAATCGTTATTAATGAAGGGTTGCACGCGGTAAAAGCGATGAAAGAAGCATTCCCTAATCTGCAAGTTCTTGCAGACCTTAAAATTATGGACGCTGGCGGTTATGAAATCATGAAAGCTGCTGAGGCGGGTGCGGATCTGATCACTGTGCTTGGGGCAACCAACGATAGCACGATCAAAGGTGCAGTAGCAGAAGCGAAGAAACAAAACAAACAAGTTCTTGTGGACATGATCAACGTGCCTAACCTTGAACAACGTGCTCGTGAAATTGATGCGCTTGGCGTAGATTACATCTGTGTACACACAGGTTATGACCTGCAAGCTGAAGGACAAAGCCCGTTCGAAGATCTGCAAACAATCAAAGCTGCTGTGAAAAATGCTAAAACGGCTGTCGCTGGTGGAATCAAGCTGGAAACATTGCCAGAAGTAATCAAAGCACAACCGGATCTGGTTATTGTAGGTGGCGGTATCACAGGACAAGCAGACAAAGCCACAGTTGCAGCTGAAATGCAACGTCTCGTTAAACAAGGGTAA
- a CDS encoding helix-turn-helix domain-containing protein, producing MAAEVKERINLKEINCEKELTLAVIGGKWKLIILWHLGLEGTKRFSELKRLIPHITQKMLTNQLRELEEDKLIERKVYAEVPPRVEYTLTDHGQSLMPVLHAMYNWGKNYGENVIWKES from the coding sequence ATGGCAGCCGAAGTCAAAGAACGGATTAATCTGAAAGAAATCAACTGTGAGAAGGAACTGACTCTTGCGGTGATTGGTGGCAAATGGAAACTGATTATATTGTGGCATTTGGGTCTGGAAGGCACCAAACGTTTTAGTGAATTGAAACGGCTAATCCCTCATATTACCCAGAAGATGCTGACCAACCAGCTACGTGAGCTGGAGGAAGACAAGCTGATTGAGCGAAAAGTGTATGCAGAGGTCCCTCCTCGGGTGGAATATACGCTGACAGATCACGGCCAGAGCCTGATGCCTGTCCTGCACGCAATGTATAACTGGGGCAAAAATTACGGTGAAAATGTAATCTGGAAAGAAAGCTAA
- a CDS encoding DeoR/GlpR family DNA-binding transcription regulator → MLVAERYEKIVEWVDTQGSMRVTELSERCGVTEETIRRDLDKLEQAGRLRRSHGGAVSVKYKDELQSEIPYPERAVAHAEEKRRIASEAVKMVESGDRIALDASTTAWYMAAGLPNIPLTVLTNSIKVAAELSNKEQIRVIATGGQLASKSLSFVGPLAERSLDAYHVDKVFLSCKGVHLTKGISESNELQALVKQKMIHIADEVILLADSSKFNIQAFTRVAEMSSVGKVITDQGVDEEHVSALIEQNITCIRV, encoded by the coding sequence ATGCTCGTAGCTGAACGGTATGAGAAAATAGTGGAATGGGTGGATACGCAGGGCAGCATGCGTGTCACCGAACTTAGTGAGCGCTGCGGGGTGACGGAAGAGACGATTCGTCGTGATCTGGACAAGCTCGAACAGGCGGGCAGACTCAGACGATCCCATGGCGGGGCGGTCAGCGTTAAATACAAGGATGAGTTACAGTCGGAGATTCCATATCCGGAACGTGCTGTAGCCCATGCAGAAGAGAAGCGCCGAATTGCAAGCGAAGCGGTCAAAATGGTGGAATCCGGCGATCGGATCGCCCTGGATGCAAGTACAACGGCGTGGTATATGGCGGCAGGATTGCCGAACATTCCACTGACGGTGTTAACCAACTCGATTAAGGTCGCGGCAGAACTGAGTAACAAGGAGCAGATTCGTGTGATTGCAACAGGTGGGCAATTGGCTTCGAAGTCACTTTCTTTTGTAGGGCCGCTGGCGGAACGTTCGTTGGATGCGTACCATGTGGATAAAGTGTTTTTGTCTTGCAAAGGAGTGCATCTGACCAAAGGCATCAGCGAGTCCAATGAGTTACAGGCTTTGGTGAAGCAGAAAATGATCCACATTGCAGATGAAGTCATTCTACTTGCAGATTCCAGCAAGTTTAACATACAGGCGTTTACGAGAGTCGCTGAGATGAGCAGTGTAGGGAAAGTGATTACAGATCAGGGTGTGGACGAAGAACATGTTAGCGCATTGATCGAGCAGAATATTACGTGTATACGTGTGTAA
- a CDS encoding DUF2062 domain-containing protein, which translates to MIGKLTFLPIILMPLAKQIGSWILPAHSMGQGLVHESAFMELFRGNWSAVSELLLGGLDILAGMSVFGVILGVISYFVVKFFYVRALNRRYERRLEKRRQADMASVSPPVLIRKPTQS; encoded by the coding sequence GTGATCGGAAAACTTACGTTTTTGCCTATCATTCTGATGCCGCTCGCCAAACAAATTGGTTCCTGGATTTTGCCTGCTCACAGCATGGGACAGGGACTGGTTCATGAGAGTGCATTCATGGAGCTGTTTCGCGGGAACTGGTCGGCCGTAAGCGAATTGTTGCTTGGTGGGCTGGATATCCTGGCGGGTATGTCCGTGTTTGGTGTTATTCTCGGTGTGATTTCGTACTTTGTCGTGAAATTCTTCTACGTCAGAGCACTCAACCGGCGTTATGAACGCCGGCTGGAGAAACGTCGACAAGCGGATATGGCGTCAGTATCGCCACCTGTATTAATCAGGAAGCCAACACAATCATAA
- a CDS encoding lactonase family protein, which produces MSESKRLLVLAGSYAETENEGIYAYELNEDTGSLSKLDGIAGVKNPTFVNVDAEGNKLYAIGETASAEGNKMSEAVALSIDPSTGKLTLLNRNNSISAPPCHIQRDPSGKYLILSSYHGGLVGLQALTDNGEIGALLDEKKHEGQGAHPERQDKPHVHSAFFSPDGKYMMVQDLGADKIAIYSIDAEKNELVLHSETKTHAGAGPRHLAFHPNGQFAYVINEVDSSITSFQYDAAAGTLTEVSTVSTLPDGYDGKENTTAEIAVSNDGRYVYGSNRGHDSIVVFAVDADKGHLTLVEHVSAEGEHPRHFALTPNGKLLIAANRDTNNIVSFTVDQESGRLKYTGHSTGVSKPVCVKPVYL; this is translated from the coding sequence ATGAGCGAATCAAAACGCTTGCTCGTACTTGCTGGCTCTTATGCCGAAACGGAAAATGAGGGCATTTATGCATATGAATTGAATGAGGATACAGGCAGCTTGTCCAAGCTTGATGGCATCGCGGGCGTGAAAAACCCAACGTTTGTCAACGTGGATGCTGAGGGTAACAAACTGTATGCGATTGGTGAAACAGCGTCTGCCGAAGGCAATAAAATGTCTGAAGCTGTAGCTCTGAGCATTGATCCTTCTACAGGAAAATTAACATTGCTGAACCGGAATAACTCCATCTCAGCTCCACCATGCCATATCCAGCGTGATCCTTCCGGTAAATACTTGATCCTGTCCAGCTACCACGGTGGTCTGGTAGGTCTGCAAGCCTTGACGGATAACGGTGAGATCGGAGCGCTTCTGGATGAGAAGAAACATGAAGGCCAAGGTGCTCATCCTGAACGTCAGGACAAGCCCCATGTGCACTCCGCTTTCTTCAGCCCGGATGGCAAATACATGATGGTACAGGATCTGGGTGCGGATAAAATCGCGATCTATTCCATTGATGCAGAGAAAAATGAACTTGTGCTGCACAGTGAAACCAAAACGCATGCGGGTGCAGGCCCACGACACTTGGCATTCCATCCGAATGGTCAATTCGCTTATGTGATCAACGAAGTGGATTCTTCGATTACTTCGTTCCAATACGATGCAGCAGCGGGTACATTGACAGAGGTTTCTACGGTATCCACACTGCCTGATGGATATGATGGCAAAGAGAACACAACAGCGGAAATCGCCGTTTCCAATGATGGACGTTATGTATACGGTTCTAACCGTGGACATGACAGCATTGTTGTATTTGCAGTAGATGCAGACAAAGGTCACCTGACACTGGTTGAGCATGTATCTGCTGAAGGGGAGCACCCGCGTCACTTTGCTCTGACACCTAATGGCAAACTGCTGATCGCCGCTAACCGCGATACGAACAACATTGTGTCATTCACGGTAGATCAGGAGAGCGGACGTCTGAAATACACAGGTCACAGCACAGGTGTATCCAAGCCGGTATGCGTGAAGCCTGTATATCTGTAA
- a CDS encoding DUF2500 domain-containing protein has protein sequence MALASVSSSMGRLSVDGFGVFDDMNGVPGFEGNQGGFFSGFNEFATMNAFASIFIGGIFLIIAGIIVFVIISGVRTWSSNNAAAVLTLHSTVVAKRTEFSGGSGDSSATTRYYVTFEFDNGERIELIVGGNHYGMLVENDRGC, from the coding sequence ATGGCGTTAGCGAGCGTGTCCTCATCTATGGGCCGATTAAGCGTGGATGGCTTTGGTGTGTTTGACGACATGAATGGAGTACCGGGTTTTGAAGGTAACCAGGGTGGTTTCTTTTCGGGATTCAATGAATTTGCTACAATGAATGCTTTTGCCTCGATTTTCATTGGCGGCATATTTCTCATCATTGCGGGAATTATTGTTTTTGTTATTATTTCCGGGGTACGCACGTGGTCCTCGAATAACGCTGCCGCCGTATTAACCCTGCATTCAACGGTGGTGGCCAAACGAACGGAATTTTCAGGTGGAAGCGGGGATAGCAGTGCGACTACCCGGTATTATGTTACATTTGAATTCGATAATGGGGAGCGCATTGAACTGATCGTTGGCGGCAACCATTACGGCATGCTGGTGGAAAATGATCGGGGATGCTGA
- the pepF gene encoding oligoendopeptidase F, whose translation MEKIRTRAEVGQETTWDLRDLFVTDVEWEQELRSLPEAAAQIETFKGRLGEGAEQLLACLDAREALQERIGKTASYARLKQSEDSTNPVNIENSAKAGDILSNLSSSLSFVNSEIVELPDGTVERYIQELPGLEPYARSLERLIQEKAHRLTPETEKVLASLGEVLDSPCRIYLRGKLADMTFDDALDGEDNTRPLSWSFYENNYEMSSDTKLRRSAYAAFSSTLNDYKNTFAEGYATEVKKQVVLSRLRGYDDVTDMLLSPQQVSKEMYNNILYIIQQELAPHMRRLAALKKRELGLDKLMFCDLKAPLDPEFSPAITYDEACTLIREALDVLGPEYGEIVERAFSERWVDYADNAGKSTGAFCSSIYGSHSYILISWANNMRGAFTLAHEVGHAGHFMLAGRYQRLTNTRPSLYFIEAPSTMNEMLLADHLLKRSDNPRMRRWVILQLLNTYYHNFVTHLLEGELQRRVYARATNDEPITAKTLSQLKGDILSEFWGPDLVIDEGAKLTWMRQPHYYMGLYPYTYAAGLTASTAAAQQIREEGQPAVDRWLEALKAGGSLTPQELMKLAGVDMSGPEPIRSAVAYVGSLVDELERLYS comes from the coding sequence ATGGAAAAAATACGTACACGTGCTGAGGTAGGCCAGGAAACCACATGGGATCTGAGAGACTTGTTTGTAACCGATGTAGAGTGGGAGCAGGAGCTTCGATCCCTTCCTGAGGCTGCTGCCCAGATTGAAACGTTCAAAGGACGTCTGGGCGAAGGCGCTGAACAATTGTTGGCTTGTCTGGATGCCCGTGAAGCTTTGCAGGAGCGCATTGGCAAGACGGCTTCTTATGCCCGCTTGAAACAGTCTGAGGACAGCACCAATCCGGTGAACATAGAGAATTCAGCCAAAGCAGGAGATATCCTGTCGAACCTGTCGTCGTCCTTGTCTTTTGTCAATTCGGAGATCGTTGAACTTCCGGATGGAACGGTAGAGCGTTATATTCAGGAGCTTCCGGGGCTGGAGCCGTATGCGCGCAGTTTGGAGCGTTTGATTCAGGAAAAAGCACATCGGCTCACACCGGAAACCGAGAAGGTACTCGCTTCACTCGGAGAGGTACTGGATTCTCCATGCCGAATCTATCTGCGTGGTAAACTGGCAGACATGACGTTTGATGATGCCCTCGATGGAGAGGATAATACTCGTCCACTGTCCTGGTCTTTTTATGAAAATAATTATGAGATGTCGTCCGATACGAAGCTGCGCCGTTCTGCTTATGCTGCATTCAGCTCAACATTGAATGATTACAAAAATACGTTTGCAGAAGGTTATGCAACCGAAGTGAAGAAACAGGTGGTCCTATCCAGGCTGCGTGGTTACGACGATGTTACAGATATGCTTCTCAGCCCACAGCAAGTGAGTAAAGAGATGTACAATAATATCCTCTATATTATTCAGCAGGAACTTGCACCACACATGCGCAGACTGGCGGCTCTCAAGAAACGTGAGCTGGGTCTGGACAAGCTGATGTTCTGTGATCTGAAAGCCCCGCTGGATCCTGAATTTAGCCCTGCCATTACATATGACGAGGCTTGCACTCTCATCCGAGAAGCACTTGATGTGCTTGGGCCGGAGTATGGCGAGATCGTAGAGCGCGCATTCAGTGAACGCTGGGTGGATTACGCAGATAATGCAGGCAAATCGACAGGGGCATTTTGTTCCTCTATATATGGTTCACATTCCTATATCTTGATCTCATGGGCGAACAATATGCGCGGAGCATTTACGCTTGCCCATGAAGTGGGACACGCAGGTCACTTTATGCTTGCGGGACGGTACCAACGGCTCACGAATACAAGACCATCGCTGTATTTCATTGAGGCACCTTCGACCATGAATGAAATGCTGCTCGCAGATCATCTGTTGAAGCGTTCCGATAATCCGAGAATGCGTCGTTGGGTCATTTTGCAGCTGTTGAACACGTATTACCATAACTTCGTTACGCATCTGCTGGAAGGTGAATTGCAGCGCAGGGTGTATGCACGCGCTACTAATGATGAGCCGATTACGGCGAAGACGTTAAGTCAGCTCAAAGGGGACATCCTCTCTGAATTCTGGGGACCTGATCTGGTGATTGATGAAGGGGCCAAGCTCACGTGGATGAGACAACCTCATTATTACATGGGACTATATCCATATACCTATGCGGCAGGTTTGACTGCTTCCACAGCGGCAGCGCAGCAGATTCGGGAAGAGGGACAGCCTGCGGTAGATCGCTGGCTTGAAGCACTCAAAGCTGGTGGAAGTCTGACGCCGCAGGAGTTAATGAAGCTTGCGGGTGTGGATATGTCCGGACCTGAGCCGATCCGTTCTGCGGTTGCTTATGTCGGCAGTCTGGTCGACGAACTTGAACGTCTGTATTCCTGA
- the hxlB gene encoding 6-phospho-3-hexuloisomerase, which yields MSKTQYAADILKELERTLSQIDDAEMQAMAEHILAAEQIFVAGAGRSGLMGKAFAMRLMQMGLRVYVVGETVTPGISSKDFLLLCSGSGETGSLVAMAQKAIQAGAPVGLITIKPESTIGQLATTVVRLPASAKEDTATSGAEVTIQPMGSLFEQGLLIGMDALILTMMEMKGMTGADMFGRHANLE from the coding sequence ATGAGCAAAACACAATATGCAGCGGACATCTTAAAGGAGCTGGAGCGTACGTTAAGCCAGATCGATGATGCAGAGATGCAAGCGATGGCTGAACATATTCTGGCTGCGGAACAGATCTTTGTGGCCGGGGCAGGCCGGTCAGGTCTAATGGGGAAGGCCTTTGCCATGAGACTGATGCAGATGGGACTTCGTGTATATGTGGTAGGTGAGACCGTTACACCCGGGATTAGCTCGAAGGACTTCCTGCTGTTGTGCTCAGGCTCAGGAGAGACAGGCAGTCTGGTAGCGATGGCTCAGAAGGCCATTCAGGCAGGCGCACCCGTGGGATTGATTACGATCAAACCAGAATCCACAATTGGGCAATTGGCTACTACGGTAGTGCGTCTTCCGGCATCAGCCAAAGAGGACACAGCAACTTCCGGAGCAGAAGTAACCATTCAGCCGATGGGCTCTTTGTTCGAACAGGGACTGTTAATCGGCATGGATGCTCTCATCCTTACGATGATGGAAATGAAGGGCATGACTGGAGCGGACATGTTTGGCCGCCACGCCAACCTGGAATAG
- a CDS encoding LutB/LldF family L-lactate oxidation iron-sulfur protein, with the protein MSQPGVMDTTVKERAGLALNDDFLRKAVKFTTERLRNGKKSASEEHGNWDEWRERGRQIRLHTIAHLDYYLNEFVNNARANGVHIHFADTSVEAAAIALDIAAHKQASTVVKSKSMVSEEVHLNHVLESAGIEAIETDLGEYIIQLAGEAPSHIVIPAIHKNRYQIAELLSKEAGEILEPDTTVLAGFVRKKLREKFLEADIGMTGCNFAIAETGSMVLFENEGNARMVSTVPKTQITLMGMERIIPSWTDLEVMATLLPRSATGQKLTMYMSGITGPRRTADADGPDEMHIIIVDNGRSLQLGDPEFQELLNCIRCGACLNACPVYRHIGGHAYGGTYSGPIGAVLTPALNGNIDEWNDIASASSLCGACYEACPVKIPLHDMLVYLRRRKVEDGHGNKMESMGMKGFAAVVSNSKRFSAAIRLGQIGQKAVVRNNGISLKLGPLKGWNNYRVAPSLAKKSFRQQWNKLDQELNQEQPAMNSSVRSRMEQIIREREEGEGKHGH; encoded by the coding sequence ATGAGTCAACCGGGAGTTATGGATACGACAGTCAAAGAACGTGCCGGACTGGCCCTGAATGATGATTTTCTGCGTAAAGCGGTGAAATTCACGACAGAACGTTTGCGTAATGGGAAGAAGTCTGCCTCAGAAGAACATGGAAACTGGGATGAATGGCGGGAACGTGGCCGTCAGATTCGCCTGCATACGATTGCGCATCTGGATTATTATCTGAATGAATTTGTGAATAACGCGCGTGCGAACGGGGTGCATATTCATTTTGCAGATACTTCAGTTGAAGCAGCGGCGATTGCGCTGGATATTGCGGCGCATAAACAGGCTTCCACGGTGGTCAAGTCCAAATCGATGGTATCAGAGGAAGTGCATCTGAATCATGTGCTGGAGTCGGCAGGCATTGAAGCCATTGAGACGGATCTGGGTGAATATATTATTCAGTTGGCAGGTGAAGCCCCTTCGCATATTGTCATTCCAGCCATTCATAAGAACCGGTATCAGATCGCAGAGTTGTTATCCAAGGAAGCAGGTGAGATTCTGGAGCCGGACACGACGGTGCTTGCCGGATTTGTTCGCAAAAAGCTGCGCGAGAAGTTCCTGGAAGCCGATATTGGCATGACCGGCTGTAATTTCGCAATTGCGGAGACAGGCTCCATGGTATTGTTCGAGAATGAAGGCAATGCCCGTATGGTATCCACGGTTCCCAAAACGCAGATTACACTCATGGGCATGGAACGGATCATTCCATCGTGGACGGATCTGGAGGTGATGGCAACCTTATTGCCTCGCTCCGCAACAGGTCAGAAACTGACGATGTACATGTCAGGCATCACAGGTCCTCGCCGTACAGCAGATGCGGATGGACCGGATGAAATGCACATTATTATCGTGGACAATGGTCGATCCCTTCAGTTAGGTGATCCTGAGTTTCAAGAACTGCTGAATTGTATTCGATGCGGTGCTTGTCTGAATGCTTGTCCGGTATATCGCCATATTGGGGGCCATGCCTATGGTGGAACCTATAGCGGACCGATTGGAGCGGTATTGACACCTGCACTCAATGGCAACATTGACGAATGGAATGATATTGCGAGTGCTTCAAGTCTGTGTGGAGCCTGTTATGAAGCATGTCCAGTTAAGATTCCATTGCATGATATGCTCGTTTATTTACGTAGACGTAAAGTGGAAGACGGCCATGGAAACAAGATGGAAAGTATGGGCATGAAGGGGTTTGCCGCTGTGGTATCCAATTCCAAACGCTTCAGTGCAGCCATACGTCTGGGACAGATTGGGCAGAAGGCTGTTGTACGCAACAACGGCATTTCCCTCAAGCTGGGTCCACTCAAAGGATGGAACAATTATCGGGTTGCCCCGAGTCTGGCCAAGAAATCTTTCCGGCAGCAATGGAACAAGCTGGATCAGGAACTGAACCAGGAGCAACCAGCCATGAATTCTTCCGTTCGCAGCCGCATGGAGCAGATTATTCGTGAACGAGAGGAAGGGGAGGGTAAGCATGGTCACTGA
- a CDS encoding glutathione peroxidase produces MSIFSYQVPFMDGQEGDLSAFKGKVLLIVNTASRCSYSRQFSELQQMYEKYGDQGLEILAFPCNQFNEKEPGSNAEVAEYCRSQFQISFPILEKVEVVGQSLHPLFRYLTDAAPFQGYDLDTQEGQWMNAFVKEKHPELYRGDGIKWNFTKFLINRSGNVHGRYETTVSPMEMESVIQILLEDS; encoded by the coding sequence ATGAGTATATTTTCTTACCAGGTTCCGTTCATGGATGGCCAAGAGGGTGATTTGTCAGCATTTAAAGGGAAAGTACTGCTTATTGTGAATACAGCAAGCCGGTGTAGTTATTCCCGCCAGTTCAGTGAACTTCAGCAGATGTATGAGAAATATGGTGACCAGGGACTGGAGATTCTGGCGTTCCCTTGCAACCAGTTTAACGAGAAAGAACCTGGCAGTAACGCCGAGGTTGCAGAATATTGCAGAAGTCAGTTTCAGATTTCCTTTCCGATCTTGGAGAAAGTTGAGGTGGTAGGGCAATCGCTGCACCCGTTGTTCCGTTACCTAACTGACGCAGCGCCTTTTCAAGGCTATGATCTGGATACCCAAGAAGGACAGTGGATGAACGCTTTTGTGAAAGAGAAGCATCCCGAATTGTACCGAGGAGACGGGATCAAATGGAATTTCACCAAATTCCTGATCAATCGCAGCGGGAATGTTCACGGCCGGTATGAAACGACAGTTTCTCCAATGGAAATGGAGTCGGTTATTCAGATTCTGTTGGAAGATTCATAG
- a CDS encoding (Fe-S)-binding protein has product MKVSLFITCLSDAIYPRVGEAMVRLLAAHGVRLDFPPVQTCCGQPSYNSGYWDETRVAAKTILEAFDDSDFVVCPSGSCTYMIHHYPELFADEPGWLEKAKRLEAKAYEFTQFLVQVLGITDLGAHFPHKVTYHPSCHGSRVLGVKDEPMALLSQVKGLELVPLPFAEDCCGFGGTFAIKMSDISGAMVTEKVDHVKETQAEVLVGLDMACLMNIAGNLRYRNEPVRVMHLAELLYEGVQTG; this is encoded by the coding sequence ATGAAGGTCTCCTTATTCATTACCTGCCTCAGCGATGCCATCTATCCCCGAGTGGGGGAAGCCATGGTCAGATTGCTCGCCGCTCATGGCGTTCGGCTGGATTTCCCGCCGGTGCAGACCTGCTGTGGTCAGCCTTCCTACAATAGCGGGTACTGGGACGAGACACGGGTAGCGGCCAAGACGATTCTTGAAGCGTTTGACGACAGTGATTTTGTAGTCTGTCCATCCGGATCGTGCACGTATATGATCCATCATTATCCCGAACTGTTCGCGGATGAACCGGGGTGGTTGGAGAAGGCCAAACGATTGGAAGCCAAAGCCTATGAATTCACTCAGTTCCTCGTTCAGGTACTCGGCATAACCGATCTGGGTGCCCATTTTCCGCACAAAGTTACCTATCATCCATCCTGCCACGGCAGCCGTGTGTTGGGTGTGAAGGATGAGCCGATGGCGCTGCTCTCTCAAGTAAAAGGATTGGAGTTGGTGCCGCTTCCGTTTGCAGAGGACTGCTGTGGGTTCGGGGGTACGTTTGCCATCAAAATGTCCGATATTTCAGGAGCGATGGTGACGGAGAAGGTCGATCATGTCAAAGAGACACAAGCCGAAGTACTCGTTGGCTTGGACATGGCCTGTCTGATGAATATTGCAGGTAATCTGCGTTATCGGAATGAACCGGTGCGTGTGATGCATCTGGCGGAACTGCTGTATGAGGGGGTGCAAACAGGATGA